Proteins encoded within one genomic window of Halorussus salilacus:
- the aglF gene encoding UTP--glucose-1-phosphate uridylyltransferase AglF encodes MKAVVLAAGKGTRLRPLTDDKPKGMVEVDGKPILTHCFEQLAELGADEFVVVVGYRKQDIIDHYGDAFEDIPMTYAHQREQKGLAHALLTVEEHIDEEFMLMLGDNVFDANLGDVVNRQQEDRADAAFLVEEVPYEEAGRYGVCNTNKYGEITDVVEKPENPPSNLVMTGFYTFTPAIFHACHLVQPSNRGEYEISEAIDLLIQSGRTIDAIRMDGWRVDVGYPEDREKAEDLLQGEDTSTEGDAKAIKNSKD; translated from the coding sequence ATGAAGGCAGTTGTGCTAGCCGCGGGGAAGGGAACGCGCCTCCGGCCGCTGACCGACGACAAGCCCAAGGGGATGGTCGAGGTGGACGGCAAGCCCATCCTGACCCACTGTTTCGAGCAACTGGCCGAGTTGGGTGCCGACGAGTTCGTCGTCGTGGTGGGGTATCGCAAGCAGGACATCATCGACCACTACGGCGACGCGTTCGAGGACATCCCGATGACCTACGCCCACCAGCGCGAGCAGAAGGGGCTGGCTCACGCTCTCCTGACGGTCGAGGAGCACATCGACGAGGAGTTCATGCTGATGCTGGGCGACAACGTCTTCGACGCGAATCTGGGCGACGTGGTGAACCGCCAGCAGGAGGACCGCGCGGATGCGGCGTTCCTCGTCGAGGAGGTGCCCTACGAGGAGGCCGGGCGGTACGGCGTGTGTAACACCAACAAGTACGGCGAGATTACGGACGTGGTCGAGAAGCCCGAGAACCCCCCGAGCAATCTGGTGATGACCGGCTTCTACACCTTCACGCCCGCCATCTTCCACGCCTGCCACCTCGTCCAGCCCTCGAACCGCGGCGAGTACGAGATCAGCGAGGCCATCGACCTCCTCATCCAGAGCGGTCGGACCATCGACGCGATTCGGATGGACGGCTGGCGCGTCGACGTCGGCTACCCCGAGGACCGCGAGAAGGCGGAGGACTTGTTACAGGGTGAAGACACGAGCACCGAAGGTGACGCGAAAGCGATCAAGAATTCGAAGGACTGA